A genomic window from Gossypium hirsutum isolate 1008001.06 chromosome D12, Gossypium_hirsutum_v2.1, whole genome shotgun sequence includes:
- the LOC107937282 gene encoding nuclear pore complex protein NUP98A isoform X6, with the protein MFGATSPHLHPSLFLGRPTMQVAISLHLNLPLVVQPSFASQTGSSIFGGSSTEAFGTAQSSSPFLSTTAFGASSSPAFGSSVPAFGSSSSPAFGSSSASFGGSSVFGQKPAFGFGSTPTQSSPFGITACIWFPDTISQSAFGSSTSAFGAASTPAFGVTSTPAFGSTGSSAFGSTGTAFGVSNSPVFGTVGTFGASSAPAFGTSLTHAFGASNSAFGTSKTPVFGVSNSAFGFSDTPTFGSSSTPSFSSGSSPAFGQSTPAFASSPFGTTTIGAQSSFGPQSSAPAFGQSTFGAQRGGRRVASYTPTIDADSSIGTQMFESISAMPVYKDKSHEELRWEDYQLGDKVGLQPTAQPSGEICSGVSTAPTSPCGSSPTFGQTSVNPHSITSTNPFGVSNSPVFGTVGTFGASSAPAFGTSLTHAFGASNSAFGTSKTPVFGVSNSAFGFSDTPTFGSSSTPSFSSGSSPAFGQSTPAFASSPFGTTTIGAQSSFGPQSSAPAFGQSTFGAQRGGRRVASYTPTIDADSSIGTQMFESISAMPVYKDKSHEELRWEDYQLGDKVGLQPTAQPSGEICSGVSTAPTSPCGSSPTFGQTSVNPHSITSTNPFGVSNSPVFGTVGTFEASSAPAFGTSLTHAVGASNSAFGTSKTPVFGVSNSAFGVSDTPTFGSSSTPSFSSGSSPAFGQSTPAFASSPFGTTTIGAQSSFGPRSSAPAFGQSTFGAQRGGRRVASYTPTIDADSSIGTQMFESISAMPVYKDKSHEELRWEDYQLGDKVGLQPTAQPSGEICSGVSTAPTSPCGSSPTFGQTSVNPHSITSTNPFGVSNSPVFGTVGTFGASSAPAFGTSLTHAFGASNSAFGTSKTPVFGVSNSAFGFSDTPTFGSSSTPSFSSGSSPAFGQSTPAFASSPFGTTTIGAQSSFGPRSSAPAFGQSTFGAQRGGRRVASYTPTIDADSSIGTQMFESISAMPVYKDKSYEELRWEDYQLGDKVGLQPTAQPSGEICSGVSTAPTSPCGSSPTFGQTSVNPHSITSTNPFSLKSPSFSSVGFATSTTTSNPSQSTSSSLFDPISSTTLISISSLTPTFGTGSSLFSSSVTPPFPSSPSIFGTAAVPATTPAFATGLNFSSSQASPLFNSTPAIGQVTSTFGQSTGSFDQTSILNTSSTGFCGNMFSSPLLLAPANNPAAFGLATASRSGNLYYHSSFLSYL; encoded by the exons ATGTTTGGTGCAACTAGCC CCCATTTGCATCCCAGTCTGTTTTTGGGGAGACCAACAATGCAAGTAGCAATCAGTTTGCACCTAAACCTTCCTTTAGTAGTCCAAccctcttttgcttcccaaacaGGGAGTTCAATATTTGGGGGTTCTTCTACTGAAGCGTTTGGTACAGCCCAGTCTTCTTCTCCCTTTTTGTCAACCACAGCCTTCGGTGCCTCTTCATCTCCGGCTTTTGGAAGTTCTGTGCCTGCTTTtggatcttcttcttctcctGCTTTTGGCAGTTCATCAGCATCTTTTGGTG GATCTTCTGTTTTTGGTCAGAAGCCGGCATTTGGCTTTGGGTCTACTCCCACTCAATCAAGTCCTTTTGGAATCACAGCCTGCATTTGGTTCCCCGATACCATTTCCCAGTCTGCATTCGGTTCCAGTACTTCTGCCTTCGGTGCTGCAAGCACTCCTGCTTTCGGTGTCACAAGCACTCCTGCCTTCGGTTCAACTGGAAGTTCAGCATTTGGGAGCACTGGAACTGCATTTGGTGTGTCAAATTCCCCGGTATTTGGAACAGTAGGCACATTTGGAGCATCAAGCGCACCAGCTTTTGGCACTTCTCTCACTCATGCTTTTGGAGCATCAAATTCTGCTTTTGGCACTTCCAAGACTCCTGTTTTTGGAGTGTCAAATTCTGCTTTTGGCTTTTCCGACACTCCTACTTTTGGATCATCTTCTACTCCTTCATTCAGCTCTGGGTCTAGCCCTGCTTTTGGCCAATCAACACCAGCATTTGCCAGTAGTCCTTTTGGAACAACTACAATTGGAGCACAGAGTTCTTTTG GACCCCAATCTTCTGCACCAGCATTTGGACAGTCAACTTTTGGGGCTCAACGTGGGGGAAGAAGAGTTGCTTCTTACACGCCTACAATTGACGCTGATAGTAGCATTGGTACACAGATGTTCGAGTCAATTTCAGCTATGCCTGTTTACAAAGATAAAAGTCATGAGGAGCTGAGATGGGAGGATTATCAATTAGGAGATAAAG TTGGACTGCAGCCAACCGCTCAGCCTTCTGGAGAGATTTGCTCTGGTGTGTCAACTGCACCTACAAGTCCTTGTGGCTCTTCTCCAACATTTGGCCAAACATCTGTAAATCCTCATTCCATCACAAGTACCAATCCATTTGGTGTATCTAATTCCCCGGTATTTGGAACAGTAGGCACATTTGGAGCATCAAGCGCACCAGCTTTTGGCACTTCTCTCACTCATGCTTTTGGAGCATCAAATTCTGCTTTTGGCACTTCCAAGACTCCTGTTTTTGGAGTGTCAAATTCTGCTTTTGGCTTTTCCGACACTCCCACTTTTGGATCATCTTCTACTCCTTCATTCAGCTCTGGGTCTAGCCCTGCTTTTGGCCAATCAACACCAGCATTTGCCAGTAGTCCTTTTGGAACAACTACAATTGGAGCACAGAGTTCTTTTG GACCCCAATCTTCTGCACCAGCATTTGGACAGTCAACTTTTGGGGCTCAACGTGGGGGAAGAAGAGTTGCTTCTTACACACCTACAATTGACGCTGATAGTAGCATTGGTACACAGATGTTCGAGTCAATTTCAGCTATGCCTGTTTACAAAGATAAAAGTCATGAGGAGCTGAGATGGGAGGATTATCAATTAGGAGATAAAG TTGGACTGCAGCCAACCGCTCAGCCTTCTGGAGAGATTTGCTCTGGTGTGTCAACTGCACCTACAAGTCCTTGTGGCTCTTCTCCAACATTTGGCCAAACATCTGTAAATCCTCATTCCATCACAAGTACCAATCCATTTGGTGTATCTAATTCCCCGGTATTTGGAACAGTAGGCACATTTGAAGCATCAAGCGCACCAGCTTTTGGCACTTCTCTCACTCATGCTGTTGGAGCATCAAATTCTGCTTTTGGCACTTCCAAGACTCCTGTTTTTGGAGTGTCAAATTCTGCTTTTGGCGTTTCCGACACTCCTACTTTTGGATCATCTTCTACTCCTTCATTCAGCTCTGGGTCTAGCCCTGCTTTTGGCCAATCAACACCAGCATTTGCCAGTAGTCCTTTTGGAACAACTACAATTGGAGCACAGAGTTCTTTTG GACCCCGATCTTCTGCACCAGCATTTGGACAGTCAACTTTTGGGGCTCAACGTGGGGGAAGAAGAGTTGCTTCTTACACGCCTACAATTGACGCTGATAGTAGCATTGGTACACAGATGTTTGAGTCAATTTCAGCTATGCCTGTTTACAAAGATAAAAGTCATGAGGAGCTGAGATGGGAGGATTATCAATTAGGAGATAAAG TTGGATTGCAGCCAACCGCTCAGCCTTCTGGAGAGATTTGCTCTGGTGTGTCAACTGCACCTACAAGTCCTTGTGGTTCTTCTCCAACATTTGGCCAAACATCTGTAAATCCTCATTCCATCACAAGTACCAATCCATTTGGTGTGTCTAATTCCCCGGTATTTGGAACAGTAGGCACATTTGGAGCATCAAGCGCACCAGCTTTTGGCACTTCTCTCACTCATGCTTTTGGAGCATCAAATTCTGCTTTTGGCACTTCCAAGACTCCTGTTTTTGGAGTGTCAAATTCTGCTTTTGGCTTTTCCGACACTCCTACTTTTGGATCATCTTCTACTCCTTCATTCAGCTCTGGGTCTAGCCCTGCTTTTGGCCAATCAACACCAGCATTTGCCAGTAGTCCTTTTGGAACAACTACAATTGGAGCACAGAGTTCTTTTG GACCCCGATCTTCTGCACCAGCATTTGGACAGTCAACTTTTGGGGCTCAACGTGGGGGAAGAAGAGTTGCTTCTTACACGCCTACAATTGACGCTGATAGTAGCATTGGTACACAGATGTTCGAGTCAATTTCAGCTATGCCTGTTTACAAAGATAAAAGTTATGAGGAGCTGAGATGGGAGGATTATCAATTAGGAGATAAAG TTGGACTGCAGCCAACCGCTCAGCCTTCTGGAGAGATTTGCTCTGGTGTGTCAACTGCACCTACAAGTCCTTGTGGTTCTTCTCCAACATTTGGCCAAACATCTGTAAATCCTCATTCCATCACAAGTACCAATCCATTTAGTCTAAAATCTCCATCCTTCAGCAGTGTAGGCTTTGCAACCTCGACTACTACCTCAAACCCTTCCCAATCAACATCATCAAGCCTTTTTGACCCAATTTCCTCAACAACTCTAATATCTATTTCATCTTTGACTCCTACATTTGGAACTGGTTCATCTCTTTTTAGTTCATCTGTCACGCCTCCATTTCCATCTTCACCATCCATTTTTGGTACTGCTGCAGTTCCTGCAACAACTCCAGCATTTGCTACCGGTTTAAATTTTAGCAGCAGCCAAGCATCCCCTTTGTTCAATTCTACCCCTGCAATTGGGCAGGTGACCTCTACATTTGGACAGAGTACTGGTAGCTTTGACCAAACAAGCATTTTAAACACATCTTCAACTGGGTTTTGTGGGAATATGTTTTCTAGCCCTCTACTGTTGGCTCCAGCTAACAACCCAGCTGCCTTTGGCCTGGCAACTGCAAGTCGCTCTGGAAATCTTTACTATCATTCTTCCTTTTTATCATACTTATGA
- the LOC107937282 gene encoding nuclear pore complex protein NUP98A isoform X3: MFGATSQKVHPDNALFCAHLHPSLFLGRPTMQVAISLHLNLPLVVQPSFASQTGSSIFGGSSTEAFGTAQSSSPFLSTTAFGASSSPAFGSSVPAFGSSSSPAFGSSSASFGGSSVFGQKPAFGFGSTPTQSSPFGITACIWFPDTISQSAFGSSTSAFGAASTPAFGVTSTPAFGSTGSSAFGSTGTAFGVSNSPVFGTVGTFGASSAPAFGTSLTHAFGASNSAFGTSKTPVFGVSNSAFGFSDTPTFGSSSTPSFSSGSSPAFGQSTPAFASSPFGTTTIGAQSSFGPQSSAPAFGQSTFGAQRGGRRVASYTPTIDADSSIGTQMFESISAMPVYKDKSHEELRWEDYQLGDKVGLQPTAQPSGEICSGVSTAPTSPCGSSPTFGQTSVNPHSITSTNPFGVSNSPVFGTVGTFGASSAPAFGTSLTHAFGASNSAFGTSKTPVFGVSNSAFGFSDTPTFGSSSTPSFSSGSSPAFGQSTPAFASSPFGTTTIGAQSSFGPQSSAPAFGQSTFGAQRGGRRVASYTPTIDADSSIGTQMFESISAMPVYKDKSHEELRWEDYQLGDKVGLQPTAQPSGEICSGVSTAPTSPCGSSPTFGQTSVNPHSITSTNPFGVSNSPVFGTVGTFEASSAPAFGTSLTHAVGASNSAFGTSKTPVFGVSNSAFGVSDTPTFGSSSTPSFSSGSSPAFGQSTPAFASSPFGTTTIGAQSSFGPRSSAPAFGQSTFGAQRGGRRVASYTPTIDADSSIGTQMFESISAMPVYKDKSHEELRWEDYQLGDKVGLQPTAQPSGEICSGVSTAPTSPCGSSPTFGQTSVNPHSITSTNPFGVSNSPVFGTVGTFGASSAPAFGTSLTHAFGASNSAFGTSKTPVFGVSNSAFGFSDTPTFGSSSTPSFSSGSSPAFGQSTPAFASSPFGTTTIGAQSSFAFGQSTFGAQRGGRRVASYTPTIDADSSIGTQMFESISAMPVYKDKSYEELRWEDYQLGDKVGLQPTAQPSGEICSGVSTAPTSPCGSSPTFGQTSVNPHSITSTNPFSLKSPSFSSVGFATSTTTSNPSQSTSSSLFDPISSTTLISISSLTPTFGTGSSLFSSSVTPPFPSSPSIFGTAAVPATTPAFATGLNFSSSQASPLFNSTPAIGQVTSTFGQSTGSFDQTSILNTSSTGFCGNMFSSPLLLAPANNPAAFGLATASRSGNLYYHSSFLSYL; the protein is encoded by the exons ATGTTTGGTGCAACTAGCC AAAAAGTGCATCCTGATAATGCTTTGTTCTGTG CCCATTTGCATCCCAGTCTGTTTTTGGGGAGACCAACAATGCAAGTAGCAATCAGTTTGCACCTAAACCTTCCTTTAGTAGTCCAAccctcttttgcttcccaaacaGGGAGTTCAATATTTGGGGGTTCTTCTACTGAAGCGTTTGGTACAGCCCAGTCTTCTTCTCCCTTTTTGTCAACCACAGCCTTCGGTGCCTCTTCATCTCCGGCTTTTGGAAGTTCTGTGCCTGCTTTtggatcttcttcttctcctGCTTTTGGCAGTTCATCAGCATCTTTTGGTG GATCTTCTGTTTTTGGTCAGAAGCCGGCATTTGGCTTTGGGTCTACTCCCACTCAATCAAGTCCTTTTGGAATCACAGCCTGCATTTGGTTCCCCGATACCATTTCCCAGTCTGCATTCGGTTCCAGTACTTCTGCCTTCGGTGCTGCAAGCACTCCTGCTTTCGGTGTCACAAGCACTCCTGCCTTCGGTTCAACTGGAAGTTCAGCATTTGGGAGCACTGGAACTGCATTTGGTGTGTCAAATTCCCCGGTATTTGGAACAGTAGGCACATTTGGAGCATCAAGCGCACCAGCTTTTGGCACTTCTCTCACTCATGCTTTTGGAGCATCAAATTCTGCTTTTGGCACTTCCAAGACTCCTGTTTTTGGAGTGTCAAATTCTGCTTTTGGCTTTTCCGACACTCCTACTTTTGGATCATCTTCTACTCCTTCATTCAGCTCTGGGTCTAGCCCTGCTTTTGGCCAATCAACACCAGCATTTGCCAGTAGTCCTTTTGGAACAACTACAATTGGAGCACAGAGTTCTTTTG GACCCCAATCTTCTGCACCAGCATTTGGACAGTCAACTTTTGGGGCTCAACGTGGGGGAAGAAGAGTTGCTTCTTACACGCCTACAATTGACGCTGATAGTAGCATTGGTACACAGATGTTCGAGTCAATTTCAGCTATGCCTGTTTACAAAGATAAAAGTCATGAGGAGCTGAGATGGGAGGATTATCAATTAGGAGATAAAG TTGGACTGCAGCCAACCGCTCAGCCTTCTGGAGAGATTTGCTCTGGTGTGTCAACTGCACCTACAAGTCCTTGTGGCTCTTCTCCAACATTTGGCCAAACATCTGTAAATCCTCATTCCATCACAAGTACCAATCCATTTGGTGTATCTAATTCCCCGGTATTTGGAACAGTAGGCACATTTGGAGCATCAAGCGCACCAGCTTTTGGCACTTCTCTCACTCATGCTTTTGGAGCATCAAATTCTGCTTTTGGCACTTCCAAGACTCCTGTTTTTGGAGTGTCAAATTCTGCTTTTGGCTTTTCCGACACTCCCACTTTTGGATCATCTTCTACTCCTTCATTCAGCTCTGGGTCTAGCCCTGCTTTTGGCCAATCAACACCAGCATTTGCCAGTAGTCCTTTTGGAACAACTACAATTGGAGCACAGAGTTCTTTTG GACCCCAATCTTCTGCACCAGCATTTGGACAGTCAACTTTTGGGGCTCAACGTGGGGGAAGAAGAGTTGCTTCTTACACACCTACAATTGACGCTGATAGTAGCATTGGTACACAGATGTTCGAGTCAATTTCAGCTATGCCTGTTTACAAAGATAAAAGTCATGAGGAGCTGAGATGGGAGGATTATCAATTAGGAGATAAAG TTGGACTGCAGCCAACCGCTCAGCCTTCTGGAGAGATTTGCTCTGGTGTGTCAACTGCACCTACAAGTCCTTGTGGCTCTTCTCCAACATTTGGCCAAACATCTGTAAATCCTCATTCCATCACAAGTACCAATCCATTTGGTGTATCTAATTCCCCGGTATTTGGAACAGTAGGCACATTTGAAGCATCAAGCGCACCAGCTTTTGGCACTTCTCTCACTCATGCTGTTGGAGCATCAAATTCTGCTTTTGGCACTTCCAAGACTCCTGTTTTTGGAGTGTCAAATTCTGCTTTTGGCGTTTCCGACACTCCTACTTTTGGATCATCTTCTACTCCTTCATTCAGCTCTGGGTCTAGCCCTGCTTTTGGCCAATCAACACCAGCATTTGCCAGTAGTCCTTTTGGAACAACTACAATTGGAGCACAGAGTTCTTTTG GACCCCGATCTTCTGCACCAGCATTTGGACAGTCAACTTTTGGGGCTCAACGTGGGGGAAGAAGAGTTGCTTCTTACACGCCTACAATTGACGCTGATAGTAGCATTGGTACACAGATGTTTGAGTCAATTTCAGCTATGCCTGTTTACAAAGATAAAAGTCATGAGGAGCTGAGATGGGAGGATTATCAATTAGGAGATAAAG TTGGATTGCAGCCAACCGCTCAGCCTTCTGGAGAGATTTGCTCTGGTGTGTCAACTGCACCTACAAGTCCTTGTGGTTCTTCTCCAACATTTGGCCAAACATCTGTAAATCCTCATTCCATCACAAGTACCAATCCATTTGGTGTGTCTAATTCCCCGGTATTTGGAACAGTAGGCACATTTGGAGCATCAAGCGCACCAGCTTTTGGCACTTCTCTCACTCATGCTTTTGGAGCATCAAATTCTGCTTTTGGCACTTCCAAGACTCCTGTTTTTGGAGTGTCAAATTCTGCTTTTGGCTTTTCCGACACTCCTACTTTTGGATCATCTTCTACTCCTTCATTCAGCTCTGGGTCTAGCCCTGCTTTTGGCCAATCAACACCAGCATTTGCCAGTAGTCCTTTTGGAACAACTACAATTGGAGCACAGAGTTCTTTTG CATTTGGACAGTCAACTTTTGGGGCTCAACGTGGGGGAAGAAGAGTTGCTTCTTACACGCCTACAATTGACGCTGATAGTAGCATTGGTACACAGATGTTCGAGTCAATTTCAGCTATGCCTGTTTACAAAGATAAAAGTTATGAGGAGCTGAGATGGGAGGATTATCAATTAGGAGATAAAG TTGGACTGCAGCCAACCGCTCAGCCTTCTGGAGAGATTTGCTCTGGTGTGTCAACTGCACCTACAAGTCCTTGTGGTTCTTCTCCAACATTTGGCCAAACATCTGTAAATCCTCATTCCATCACAAGTACCAATCCATTTAGTCTAAAATCTCCATCCTTCAGCAGTGTAGGCTTTGCAACCTCGACTACTACCTCAAACCCTTCCCAATCAACATCATCAAGCCTTTTTGACCCAATTTCCTCAACAACTCTAATATCTATTTCATCTTTGACTCCTACATTTGGAACTGGTTCATCTCTTTTTAGTTCATCTGTCACGCCTCCATTTCCATCTTCACCATCCATTTTTGGTACTGCTGCAGTTCCTGCAACAACTCCAGCATTTGCTACCGGTTTAAATTTTAGCAGCAGCCAAGCATCCCCTTTGTTCAATTCTACCCCTGCAATTGGGCAGGTGACCTCTACATTTGGACAGAGTACTGGTAGCTTTGACCAAACAAGCATTTTAAACACATCTTCAACTGGGTTTTGTGGGAATATGTTTTCTAGCCCTCTACTGTTGGCTCCAGCTAACAACCCAGCTGCCTTTGGCCTGGCAACTGCAAGTCGCTCTGGAAATCTTTACTATCATTCTTCCTTTTTATCATACTTATGA
- the LOC107937282 gene encoding nuclear pore complex protein NUP98A isoform X7, protein MFGATSPHLHPSLFLGRPTMQVAISLHLNLPLVVQPSFASQTGSSIFGGSSTEAFGTAQSSSPFLSTTAFGASSSPAFGSSVPAFGSSSSPAFGSSSASFGGSSVFGQKPAFGFGSTPTQSSPFGITACIWFPDTISQSAFGSSTSAFGAASTPAFGVTSTPAFGSTGSSAFGSTGTAFGVSNSPVFGTVGTFGASSAPAFGTSLTHAFGASNSAFGTSKTPVFGVSNSAFGFSDTPTFGSSSTPSFSSGSSPAFGQSTPAFASSPFGTTTIGAQSSFGPQSSAPAFGQSTFGAQRGGRRVASYTPTIDADSSIGTQMFESISAMPVYKDKSHEELRWEDYQLGDKVGLQPTAQPSGEICSGVSTAPTSPCGSSPTFGQTSVNPHSITSTNPFGVSNSPVFGTVGTFGASSAPAFGTSLTHAFGASNSAFGTSKTPVFGVSNSAFGFSDTPTFGSSSTPSFSSGSSPAFGQSTPAFASSPFGTTTIGAQSSFGPQSSAPAFGQSTFGAQRGGRRVASYTPTIDADSSIGTQMFESISAMPVYKDKSHEELRWEDYQLGDKVGLQPTAQPSGEICSGVSTAPTSPCGSSPTFGQTSVNPHSITSTNPFGVSNSPVFGTVGTFEASSAPAFGTSLTHAVGASNSAFGTSKTPVFGVSNSAFGVSDTPTFGSSSTPSFSSGSSPAFGQSTPAFASSPFGTTTIGAQSSFAFGQSTFGAQRGGRRVASYTPTIDADSSIGTQMFESISAMPVYKDKSHEELRWEDYQLGDKVGLQPTAQPSGEICSGVSTAPTSPCGSSPTFGQTSVNPHSITSTNPFGVSNSPVFGTVGTFGASSAPAFGTSLTHAFGASNSAFGTSKTPVFGVSNSAFGFSDTPTFGSSSTPSFSSGSSPAFGQSTPAFASSPFGTTTIGAQSSFGPRSSAPAFGQSTFGAQRGGRRVASYTPTIDADSSIGTQMFESISAMPVYKDKSYEELRWEDYQLGDKVGLQPTAQPSGEICSGVSTAPTSPCGSSPTFGQTSVNPHSITSTNPFSLKSPSFSSVGFATSTTTSNPSQSTSSSLFDPISSTTLISISSLTPTFGTGSSLFSSSVTPPFPSSPSIFGTAAVPATTPAFATGLNFSSSQASPLFNSTPAIGQVTSTFGQSTGSFDQTSILNTSSTGFCGNMFSSPLLLAPANNPAAFGLATASRSGNLYYHSSFLSYL, encoded by the exons ATGTTTGGTGCAACTAGCC CCCATTTGCATCCCAGTCTGTTTTTGGGGAGACCAACAATGCAAGTAGCAATCAGTTTGCACCTAAACCTTCCTTTAGTAGTCCAAccctcttttgcttcccaaacaGGGAGTTCAATATTTGGGGGTTCTTCTACTGAAGCGTTTGGTACAGCCCAGTCTTCTTCTCCCTTTTTGTCAACCACAGCCTTCGGTGCCTCTTCATCTCCGGCTTTTGGAAGTTCTGTGCCTGCTTTtggatcttcttcttctcctGCTTTTGGCAGTTCATCAGCATCTTTTGGTG GATCTTCTGTTTTTGGTCAGAAGCCGGCATTTGGCTTTGGGTCTACTCCCACTCAATCAAGTCCTTTTGGAATCACAGCCTGCATTTGGTTCCCCGATACCATTTCCCAGTCTGCATTCGGTTCCAGTACTTCTGCCTTCGGTGCTGCAAGCACTCCTGCTTTCGGTGTCACAAGCACTCCTGCCTTCGGTTCAACTGGAAGTTCAGCATTTGGGAGCACTGGAACTGCATTTGGTGTGTCAAATTCCCCGGTATTTGGAACAGTAGGCACATTTGGAGCATCAAGCGCACCAGCTTTTGGCACTTCTCTCACTCATGCTTTTGGAGCATCAAATTCTGCTTTTGGCACTTCCAAGACTCCTGTTTTTGGAGTGTCAAATTCTGCTTTTGGCTTTTCCGACACTCCTACTTTTGGATCATCTTCTACTCCTTCATTCAGCTCTGGGTCTAGCCCTGCTTTTGGCCAATCAACACCAGCATTTGCCAGTAGTCCTTTTGGAACAACTACAATTGGAGCACAGAGTTCTTTTG GACCCCAATCTTCTGCACCAGCATTTGGACAGTCAACTTTTGGGGCTCAACGTGGGGGAAGAAGAGTTGCTTCTTACACGCCTACAATTGACGCTGATAGTAGCATTGGTACACAGATGTTCGAGTCAATTTCAGCTATGCCTGTTTACAAAGATAAAAGTCATGAGGAGCTGAGATGGGAGGATTATCAATTAGGAGATAAAG TTGGACTGCAGCCAACCGCTCAGCCTTCTGGAGAGATTTGCTCTGGTGTGTCAACTGCACCTACAAGTCCTTGTGGCTCTTCTCCAACATTTGGCCAAACATCTGTAAATCCTCATTCCATCACAAGTACCAATCCATTTGGTGTATCTAATTCCCCGGTATTTGGAACAGTAGGCACATTTGGAGCATCAAGCGCACCAGCTTTTGGCACTTCTCTCACTCATGCTTTTGGAGCATCAAATTCTGCTTTTGGCACTTCCAAGACTCCTGTTTTTGGAGTGTCAAATTCTGCTTTTGGCTTTTCCGACACTCCCACTTTTGGATCATCTTCTACTCCTTCATTCAGCTCTGGGTCTAGCCCTGCTTTTGGCCAATCAACACCAGCATTTGCCAGTAGTCCTTTTGGAACAACTACAATTGGAGCACAGAGTTCTTTTG GACCCCAATCTTCTGCACCAGCATTTGGACAGTCAACTTTTGGGGCTCAACGTGGGGGAAGAAGAGTTGCTTCTTACACACCTACAATTGACGCTGATAGTAGCATTGGTACACAGATGTTCGAGTCAATTTCAGCTATGCCTGTTTACAAAGATAAAAGTCATGAGGAGCTGAGATGGGAGGATTATCAATTAGGAGATAAAG TTGGACTGCAGCCAACCGCTCAGCCTTCTGGAGAGATTTGCTCTGGTGTGTCAACTGCACCTACAAGTCCTTGTGGCTCTTCTCCAACATTTGGCCAAACATCTGTAAATCCTCATTCCATCACAAGTACCAATCCATTTGGTGTATCTAATTCCCCGGTATTTGGAACAGTAGGCACATTTGAAGCATCAAGCGCACCAGCTTTTGGCACTTCTCTCACTCATGCTGTTGGAGCATCAAATTCTGCTTTTGGCACTTCCAAGACTCCTGTTTTTGGAGTGTCAAATTCTGCTTTTGGCGTTTCCGACACTCCTACTTTTGGATCATCTTCTACTCCTTCATTCAGCTCTGGGTCTAGCCCTGCTTTTGGCCAATCAACACCAGCATTTGCCAGTAGTCCTTTTGGAACAACTACAATTGGAGCACAGAGTTCTTTTG CATTTGGACAGTCAACTTTTGGGGCTCAACGTGGGGGAAGAAGAGTTGCTTCTTACACGCCTACAATTGACGCTGATAGTAGCATTGGTACACAGATGTTTGAGTCAATTTCAGCTATGCCTGTTTACAAAGATAAAAGTCATGAGGAGCTGAGATGGGAGGATTATCAATTAGGAGATAAAG TTGGATTGCAGCCAACCGCTCAGCCTTCTGGAGAGATTTGCTCTGGTGTGTCAACTGCACCTACAAGTCCTTGTGGTTCTTCTCCAACATTTGGCCAAACATCTGTAAATCCTCATTCCATCACAAGTACCAATCCATTTGGTGTGTCTAATTCCCCGGTATTTGGAACAGTAGGCACATTTGGAGCATCAAGCGCACCAGCTTTTGGCACTTCTCTCACTCATGCTTTTGGAGCATCAAATTCTGCTTTTGGCACTTCCAAGACTCCTGTTTTTGGAGTGTCAAATTCTGCTTTTGGCTTTTCCGACACTCCTACTTTTGGATCATCTTCTACTCCTTCATTCAGCTCTGGGTCTAGCCCTGCTTTTGGCCAATCAACACCAGCATTTGCCAGTAGTCCTTTTGGAACAACTACAATTGGAGCACAGAGTTCTTTTG GACCCCGATCTTCTGCACCAGCATTTGGACAGTCAACTTTTGGGGCTCAACGTGGGGGAAGAAGAGTTGCTTCTTACACGCCTACAATTGACGCTGATAGTAGCATTGGTACACAGATGTTCGAGTCAATTTCAGCTATGCCTGTTTACAAAGATAAAAGTTATGAGGAGCTGAGATGGGAGGATTATCAATTAGGAGATAAAG TTGGACTGCAGCCAACCGCTCAGCCTTCTGGAGAGATTTGCTCTGGTGTGTCAACTGCACCTACAAGTCCTTGTGGTTCTTCTCCAACATTTGGCCAAACATCTGTAAATCCTCATTCCATCACAAGTACCAATCCATTTAGTCTAAAATCTCCATCCTTCAGCAGTGTAGGCTTTGCAACCTCGACTACTACCTCAAACCCTTCCCAATCAACATCATCAAGCCTTTTTGACCCAATTTCCTCAACAACTCTAATATCTATTTCATCTTTGACTCCTACATTTGGAACTGGTTCATCTCTTTTTAGTTCATCTGTCACGCCTCCATTTCCATCTTCACCATCCATTTTTGGTACTGCTGCAGTTCCTGCAACAACTCCAGCATTTGCTACCGGTTTAAATTTTAGCAGCAGCCAAGCATCCCCTTTGTTCAATTCTACCCCTGCAATTGGGCAGGTGACCTCTACATTTGGACAGAGTACTGGTAGCTTTGACCAAACAAGCATTTTAAACACATCTTCAACTGGGTTTTGTGGGAATATGTTTTCTAGCCCTCTACTGTTGGCTCCAGCTAACAACCCAGCTGCCTTTGGCCTGGCAACTGCAAGTCGCTCTGGAAATCTTTACTATCATTCTTCCTTTTTATCATACTTATGA